One Triticum dicoccoides isolate Atlit2015 ecotype Zavitan chromosome 4B, WEW_v2.0, whole genome shotgun sequence genomic window carries:
- the LOC119296092 gene encoding apoptotic chromatin condensation inducer in the nucleus-like — protein MSSFPVLKNRPIDQWKVTELKDELRKRRLPVKGLKEELVRRLFESIQSEEASDESAEDVGANEGAPIGKDAGANGPAHQAPEEHSASQKTAVSATEVCQETRVHATQETAVPLPEVTQEIMSSSVEQSPGDNVVATHESLSTEAPSEKGDQPEAVAGENSTVQAGHQHAESNKMHIEETPEVVTNGTTVVADVTSADIKSDLISSEAKSDTAEASKTDKQDTLPKPVDAQIPDADPMETDVAAASVNNDGERFVPKNDLGDNTLIDNEVCSSDLMNEDHKPIVSKSNNQVLEVSPDLGSPIKCESISSDDISNNKKNIKDNLNANNFDLELEVKPEMFKPSSGITSLGGELQPFDDDKELVKNQFSLEDIDSTANVDEVCSPEKLNLDRSSGDESMEDDVMEIKQLDFSVKSGDLRGKTEPNSSEHVKEVSLPVSVVKSSSADTKEVIAEEKPSASAEKRKFQAQETVANTEPIKRQRRWAADSGNVPERQPLSQSGSDARKDILQPALKRSLGRSDSTASGDSPKERIVPPSQKPATTSLRIDRFVRPFTLRAVQELLGKSGSVCSFWMDHIKTHCYVTFSSVEEATATRDAVYNLQWPPNNGNYLLAEFVDPQEVKRKLEPPPPPPAATAVAVPISPATTPREAPLQQGQANQSVPRQAAATPREQLPPPPPLVKPPTSDPREKLTPTPKKAEPPVVTLDDLFRKTQSSPRIYYLPLSDEEVSAKLAAQGKAN, from the exons ATGTCATCATTCCCTGTTCTGAAGAATCGACCCATCGATCAATGGAAAGTTACTGAGTTGAAGGATGAACTGCGAAAGAGGAGGCTCCCTGTAAAAGGTCTGAAAGAAGAACTTGTGAGGCGTCTCTTTGAATCTATTCAGAGTGAAGAGGCATCTGACGAATCTGCTGAAGATGTTGGAGCCAATGAAGGCGCACCCATTGGCAAAGATGCGGGGGCGAACGGACCGGCTCATCAGGCACCTGAAGAACATAGTGCTAGTCAGAAAACTGCAGTTTCTGCTACAGAAGTTTGTCAGGAAACTAGGGTTCATGCAACTCAGGAAACTGCAGTTCCTCTCCCAGAAGTTACTCAGGAAATTATGTCTTCCTCTGTGGAACAGTCCCCCGGGGATAATGTAGTGGCAACCCATGAATCTCTGTCAACAGAAGCCCCATCAGAAAAAGGAGATCAGCCAGAAGCAGTTGCTGGAGAAAATTCTACAGTACAAGCAGGGCACCAGCATGCTGAAAGCAATAAGATGCACATTGAGGAGACACCAGAGGTTGTCACCAACGGAACAACTGTTGTCGCTGATGTGACAAGTGCTGATATAAAGTCGGACTTGATCTCTTCTGAAGCCAAGTCAGATACTGCTGAAGCTAGCAAAACTGATAAACAGGACACATTACCAAAACCTGTGGATGCCCAAATACCAGATGCTGATCCTATGGAAACTGATGTTGCAGCTGCATCAGTGAATAATGATGGGGAGAGGTTTGTTCCTAAGAATGATTTGGGCGACAATACTTTGATTGATAATGAAGTGTGCAGTTCTGACCTCATGAATGAGGATCACAAGCCCATTGTATCAAAATCAAATAATCAGGTACTTGAGGTTAGCCCGGATTTAGGGTCTCCAATTAAGTGTGAGTCAATTTCTAGTGATGATATATCAAATAACAAAAAGAATATAAAGGATAACTTGAATGCTAATAATTTTGATTTAGAACTAGAGGTTAAGCCAGAGATGTTCAAACCATCGTCCGGCATTACTTCCTTAGGTGGAGAATTGCAGCCATTCGATGATGATAAAGAGCTGGTCAAGAACCAGTTCTCTTTGGAAGACATTGATTCGACTGCCAATGTGGATGAAGTTTGCTCTCCAGAGAAATTAAATTTAGACAGGAGTTCAGGTGATGAGTCAATGGAGGATGATGTTATGGAGATTAAGCAACTTGATTTCAGTGTTAAATCTGGTGATCTCAGAGGGAAGACTGAGCCTAACTCCTCAGAACATGTGAAAGAGGTGTCTCTTCCTGTTTCTGTTGTCAAGAGCTCCTCTGCTGATACAAAGGAAGTTATAGCTGAAGAAAAGCCATCAGCCTCAGCTGAAAAGAGAAAATTTCAAG CTCAAGAAACTGTTGCAAACACCGAGCCAATCAAACGTCAGCGTCGATGGGCTGCAGATAGTGGGAATGTTCCAGAAAGACAACCGTTGAGTCAAAGTGGTTCTGATGCTCGTAAGGATATTCTCCAGCCTGCCTTAAAACGTTCTCTTGGCAGGTCTGATTCAACAGCAAGTGGAGATTCTCCAAAGGAGAGGATTG TGCCACCATCTCAGAAACCGGCAACAACTTCCTTGAGAATCGACCGGTTTGTACGCCCATTTACCCTGAGAGCTGTGCAAGAGCTTCTTGGTAAATCTGGATCTGTTTGTAGCTTCTGGATGGATCATATCAAGACCCACTGCTATGTTACA TTCTCCTCGGTGGAGGAAGCTACAGCTACTCGTGATGCTGTCTACAACCTGCAGTGGCCCCCAAACAATGGCAATTATCTGTTAGCTGAATTTGTTGATCCCCAGGAAGTGAAACGCAAGCTtgaaccccctccccctcccccagcaGCAACAGCAGTGGCGGTTCCTATTAGCCCAGCCACTACACCAAGGGAGGCTCCTTTGCAGCAAGGTCAGGCAAATCAAAGTGTGCCTCGCCAAGCTGCTGCTACACCAAGGGAGCAATTGCCGCCTCCACCACCCCTTGTGAAGCCTCCTACATCTGATCCAAGGGAGAAGCTCACACCCACCCCAAAGAAGGCAGAACCTCCTGTGGTGACACTTGATGATCTCTTCAGAAAGACACAATCCTCTCCAAGGATTTACTATCTGCCTTTATCAGATGAGGAGGTGTCAGCCAAGCTTGCTGCACAGGGCAAAGCAAATTAG